From a region of the Thermus islandicus DSM 21543 genome:
- the rplM gene encoding 50S ribosomal protein L13 yields the protein MKTYVPKETEPRWVLIDAEGKTLGRLATQIATLLRGKHRPDWTPNLPMGDFVVVVNADKVRLTGKKLKQKIYTRYSGYQGGLKEIPAEKMLATHPERVLEHAVRGMLPKGPLGRRLFKRLKVYAGPAHPHQAQKPVKLEVK from the coding sequence GTGAAGACGTACGTGCCGAAGGAAACGGAACCCCGCTGGGTTCTCATTGATGCCGAGGGGAAGACCCTGGGAAGGCTGGCCACCCAGATCGCTACCCTCCTTCGGGGCAAGCACCGCCCCGACTGGACCCCCAACCTCCCCATGGGGGACTTCGTGGTGGTGGTAAACGCCGACAAGGTCCGCCTCACCGGGAAGAAGCTGAAGCAGAAGATCTACACCCGCTACAGCGGCTACCAAGGCGGCCTCAAGGAGATCCCTGCCGAGAAGATGCTTGCTACCCACCCCGAGCGGGTGCTGGAACACGCCGTGCGGGGGATGCTCCCCAAGGGCCCCCTGGGCCGCAGGCTCTTCAAGCGCCTTAAGGTCTACGCCGGGCCCGCCCATCCCCACCAGGCGCAGAAGCCCGTGAAGCTGGAGGTCAAGTGA
- the rpsI gene encoding 30S ribosomal protein S9: protein MEQYYGTGRRKEAVARVFLRPGSGKVTVNGEDFQDYFQGIVRAVAALEPLRAVDALGRFDAYITVRGGGKSGQIDAIKLGVARALLRYNPDYRARLKPLGFLTRDARVVERKKYGKHKARRAPQYSKR, encoded by the coding sequence ATGGAGCAGTACTACGGCACCGGAAGGCGCAAGGAGGCGGTGGCCCGGGTTTTCCTCAGACCCGGAAGCGGAAAGGTCACCGTCAACGGAGAGGATTTCCAGGACTACTTCCAGGGCATTGTCCGGGCGGTGGCGGCCCTGGAGCCCCTGCGGGCGGTGGACGCCCTGGGCCGGTTTGACGCCTACATCACCGTACGGGGCGGGGGCAAGAGCGGCCAGATAGACGCCATCAAGCTGGGGGTAGCCCGGGCGCTTCTCCGGTATAACCCCGACTACCGGGCCAGGCTCAAGCCCCTGGGCTTCCTCACCCGGGATGCCCGCGTGGTGGAGCGGAAGAAGTACGGCAAGCACAAGGCCCGCCGCGCGCCCCAGTACTCCAAGCGCTAG